From the Helianthus annuus cultivar XRQ/B chromosome 17, HanXRQr2.0-SUNRISE, whole genome shotgun sequence genome, the window CGTTGAACATCACAAAATCCCACCCCCACCTCCAAGTATAACGCGTGATACAATCACGCAATCCGATTTCGTTATTTTTTCAACGCGGTGATGATTTATTTTGTGAGGGtagttgttggttggggggaaattgttgggtgtggtggtgagtgatgaccacccccactaaaaaggttgtgagtgatggaaaaatggttgctgacatggcggaacatgattggatattgtgagtgatgaaattttatcactagtgaccacccccctcCCCTAACAATACACACGTGTTAATTTATTTAGTTACTTTTTATCATACTTACATATAAAATATTATCATGTAACATGTTTGTTATATCAATTAAAagttattatgtttttaataaacAACATACTAGCTTAAGCTAGTTTAGCCGCTTGTTGACCGGCCTTGTTTAAACTCGGCTAAATTCAAGTTTTTAACGAGTCGATAGCTAGTTGCTAATAAGTAGCTCAACTCGTTCATACCCGGTAAAGAAGTAGACATAGAGACAAGGGCGGAGGATATAGAGGGCTAGGGGGTGCCCGGCCCCCTCCGTTTTTTTTCTCAGTAATGTAAATTATATTGTATTTTTACCTGTATTTCGTCCGAAAATTAGTGTAAATTAGTGCGAGTATTAAGTCCGACACCTACTGAATTAAAAATTTTTAGGTCCCGTAACTTTCGGCCCCCACCATTAAAAGTTTCAAGCTATGCCACTAGACATAGAATTGTAGAATTGACATATCACTGTTTCTTGCTTGCAGAGGAGGATAAAAAACAGAACTCAAACCAGAAACTACTATTTATTTCAAAAAGTAGAATTTCTGGGATTGTTCCTTTGATTAATAAATCTTGGTGATCAAGACACAATGCTTATAAATAAACACATCCACACACCTTGCTTGTACCACAATCATAGAGTTCTATCAACACAACTAAAAAATATCAGAAAATAGAGATGGGTAGTAAAGACTTGAAGAACAATAATCGGTTCTTATCGATAATCAAATCGACGTTTGGGTGCTTTTCTTTCGAGTCATGTAAAGATAAAAGTACCAAAGGCTCGGAAGTTGCATACATGGGTCATGGGCCGGAGGCAACCATGGTTGCAGCCGTCGCACATTTCTCCTCTGCCCATAAAGTTCGACTGATTTAGGCGTCTACACGAAAAAACCAGCCTTGGATGTCCTAAAGATGCTTCCATGAATTCAAATGATTCGATGAACACGACACACTATTTTTTAAGAATACTACAACGTTACGATGAAGCAAACTCATCCGAGATGATAGAATAGAATCTATCATACGAGATGGTGGGTCTTTTGTAATTTGTGTGCTTTCATTGATATATAATAAAAGAGTCGAACAAGTTCGTTCAATCTCGTGTTTGTGTGTTTGATCAAGGGTCTGATTTTCCAACAAGTACACATATTAACCAATCAAGGATAATGTTTTAATACGCAAAGTTTCATAAGTATTACGTTTTAACCTTTTAACTTTTTCTTTTCGCAACATTTTTTATACCTAAACTTGCTTGTAGTTATATCATGGAatctaagtagttaatgcggtaaaatatcagATATCGGTCAAGAAccaatatttgagatatcggttatcgctTTGGGATAtcagtaattttaatatcatgccaaatttatatatatagcaatttaacactaacagtTGTAATAAGTAAGAACtcactaagacttaaaacactaacatttaacagtactaactaacaattaagacttaaaacaccaatagccagcaataagaagaaaaatgaacGGTAGAAATAAGAAGAATGGTACTGATATCGGAAAATCGGTGATTTATCGATCGAATATCGGTcctatatcggtcaaatatcggacaATATCGCTGATATTATCGCTACCGATATTCTGACAAATATTTTGTACCGCTATCTCGTtaggggaccgataaccgatatatcattGACATATCGGTTGATATATggggatattaactacatagcaTGGAATACAGAAAATAAACCAACAAACTTAACTCAAAGGAAAAACATGTCTTCTACTTTAAATTACCAAAAATCTCCACAAGAACAAGTTCCATCTTTAAACAAATGAAACCGAACCGCATCTCTTACAAGAATCTCTCGATTCGTTATCTTAGAAATAAACTTAGTCGCAGTATGACAATCCCCGCACACCCTAAGGTTTTTAACAACGCGTATAGGCATACTCTTGGGTACAAATATCAACCCGAAAGCTATAGCAAGTTTCTCACTATGATGATTAAGCATCGTTATTCTTTCAGACTCATCGACGTTATGTAGCGCAAACCTCATATCCGGCACATACCCTTCGCGTATCATCTTAACATTCAACTGTTCCAGCTCAGCGTATATCTGTTCTGAATACGCACTCGATCTATCATCGGCTGAAAACACGTGCACTTTGTTTTTATACTTAATCCAACTAAATCCCGGTTCTTTTCGTATATCTTTACGTTTCATTTCTTTTCGTAACTGAGCTACCTCATCCCATTTGCCTTTAGCCGCATACATACTCGATAGCAATACGTAACTTGCAGGATTCTGCGGCTCCAATTCTTGTAACGATTTTGCGGCCCATTGGCCCGTTTCCAAATCACCACGAGATCTGCACGCGCTAAGTAATGTAGACCAACCGAACGCATCCGGGCTAAACGGCATATCGTTTATGAAACGTTTCGCTTCCTCAAGCAGCCCCGCCCGACTAAACAGATCGATCATGCAACTGTAATGATCGGAAACCGGAACAATCCCGTGTTCGTTGACCATTGACTTGAAATACTCGCGCCCTTTGTCCACTAAACCCGCCCTACTACAGGCCGAAAGCACACCGATAAAAGTTACTCCATCAGGCCGTAGTTGACTGGTCAACATTCGGTCAAACAGGTTTATCGTTTTATTAGCTTCCCCGAATTGGGAATACCCCGAAATTAAAGCGGTCCAAGACACTTCGTCCTTTATCTTCATTTCGTTAAACAACTGATTAGATTTCTCAACGGTTCCGCATTTGCCGTATAACGTCACAAGCGCGTTGGAGACGGTTATAAACGAAATCAAACCCGTTACTAGTGCTTGACCATGAAACTGCGCACCTTCTTCTAAACTGGCTAAATTTGCGCATGAACTGATTATGCTTCCGAGCGTATATTCATCCGGGTCTATCCCATTTCTCTGCATCTCGCAATAGACTCTTACGGCTTCTTCGCTATGACCGTTTTGACCATAACCCACTATAAGTGCGGTCCAAGTTATAATATTTTTATATCGCATCCTACTAAATACCTTTTCTGCATAGGTAACATGTTTACACTTCAAATACATGTCAACAAGTGAACTACCGACGTACACGTTATCTAACATATCGTTTCTTATGATATACGCGTGGATTTGAGAACCTTCGTTAAGAGCCGTACGTCCTCCACAAGCCGTCAAGATGCTTCCGAGCGTAAATTGATCAATACCGACACCCTGTGTTCTCATTTCCTTAAATACGTCAAACGCTTTCTTGTCTAAACCGTTTTGCGCAAACCCTGTAACCATCGTTGTCCACGTGATCGAATCTTTCTCACGCATACTATGAAACAACTGTTCCGAAGCTTCAATCATGCCGCAACGAAGAAGACCCATGATCATCGTATTATACATTACCACATTTCTTTCAGGCAATTCATCAAACACCTGTCGCGCGTCGTCTATAAACCCTGCTTTGGCATACATTTCCACCAACGGACTACCCACAAACACGTAAGATTCAAACCCGTACGTCACTATCTGCCCATGAATCtgcttacccaaaccaaccagcCCGTTATTCGAACACAAAATAAGCATAGTCGAGAACGTAATCCTATTCAAACTCACAGCCTTTCCATCTTTCAACATCAACTTATACGCCTTAACCGCTTTATCACAATAACCAAAACTCATGTAACCGGAGATAACCAAATTCCACGACACATTATCTCGTCTAGGCATGCGATAAAACATGTTTTCCATCTCTACTAAGTTCCCGGATTTGGAATAAAGAGAAAGCACATTGTTCCATGAAAATAGATTTGGTTGGGgaattttatcaaacaccttgcgTGCATAACTAATATTTCCTAGTTTATAATAACCACTGATGAGATTATTGAGCAAAAAGGTCTCGGTGTTGACTATGGTCTTTATTAGGAAGCAATGGAGCTTCTTTGCTTGAAGCTGGTTATGGGTTTCACAATACAGCTTAAGCAATGAACAATAATAgtttgatatggaagaagacatgGTTTAATTTGGAGGGAAAAAACGTTATTGATTGTTAAAGTGCAAGAGGGTAATGAAATTTGGCAAATTTAAGGGTGGAAGATGGGGTAGGTGTCCGGTTTAATGGCTCTTTTTTCCGGTTAACAACCGGGCAAGTGTGGGGCTAGAATATGTACGAAGAATTCAGTAGGAATGGCTGATTGGCTGGTGGTTGGTGCGGTCGACCAGCGGCTCGTAGTCTTCACGGAGTTAACCGGAAAAAAGAACCCAGTACCTATCACTGATCCGAATTTGccgttaaaaagaaaaaaaaaacagggaACAGAATGTCGGACACAGAATTGCTTCAACTTTTAACACTCTAACCTTTGACTTTTCAAGTCTTTAACACGTTCTGTTTCTGTTTCAAGTCCTAACCGCCATTAACTACTCCGTTAATTACCTCACGTGCCCCTCTGACTACGGGGTGTTGTCTCTTGGGGTGCAAACGAGTCGAGACGAGCCCGAGCTTgatcaggctcgagctcgagctcgagtaACTTATGAGagttcaggctcgagctcggctcgtttgtattttctcaagctcgagctcggctcgtttattatctattagttaatatattaaataaaaataatataaataatagactttttaggctcgcgagctcgataagtgaagctcagACTCGTTtgctaaataagcttatttttaggttcgaggtcggcttgtaaacaagtttaaataaggtCGGCTcatttacactaaggctcgataaggctcgacgagcctaacgagcttcacatgcgaggctcgagctcgggctcgataaacaaacaaGCTTTATTTTATGCTCAAGCTCAATAAAGCTTGgatcgtttcgagctttttctcgagccgatctcgagtcgCTCGCGAGCCGTTCGActtgtttgcacccctagttgTCTTGTCTCCCTTCTCCAAATCTAAATCCAAATCCACATAGATGTTACTCCAAGAGTGGGTTATggttttcttttcctttttttttatatttttagacACATTCTTTTGtttaatgtattttatttataataaatacgaatatttttaaaaaaattaaaaattgcataaaaattatagaaaattacaaataaaaaaaaacacaatttacCATCTAAAATTACATACTAAAATCATAAAATAATATTGCCTAAACATACGAACACCACTACTCGTCTTCAACGGGATTGCCACGAAAGTTATTCTAGATACAGTCGACTAAATCCGCACATAGGTTCCTATGCAAATGCTCACTGCGTAGCGCCCACAAATTTGAGTTTTGTTGCTCCTCGTCAACCAGCTCAACATTCTCATGAATGTCATTCTGATCGTATTCGCATATTGCTCGACCATTGTCTTCAATAATCATGTTATAAAGTATTAGACAAGCATACATAATGTATCTCAAATTTTTTGGTTCATATGCACGTGCCGATTGTTGTATTATCCCATATTTTGCCTTTATCACACCTAACAACAGTTtgacatcttttcttgccgattcttggcACTTCGcaatttttttctcttttttaatCACGGAGATCTGGAATAGTTTTAACAATAGCCGTATAGGGTGGATATATACCGTCGGCTAAGTAATACCCCTGCTTGTATGACACCCCATTGAGTATGGAAGAAGAATCAGAGCTGTACCTTTAATGATCTCGTCAGAAATCTCAAATCTTGCAAGAACGTTTAAATCATTGTCTGAACCTGCAACCCCAAAAAAGGCATGCAAAATCCATAAATTTTGTGAGCAAACGGCTTCTAAGATTACTGAGGGATAACCAATATCACCACACATAAATTGACCGCGCCATGCAGTGGGGCAAATTAAGCCATGGGCAATCAATGCTTCCTAGCATCTCAGGAAATCCATGTCTCTCTTCATGTAATGCATAAACCTTTTCGATATCCTTCTACGTTGGTTTACGCATATGCACCTTACTATAGAGGTTCATAATACCTTTGGAAAATTCATACAACACTCCTAACTCATTCTAGCGGACATCCTTAAATATTCATCTCATGAATCACTAGCAGCGCCATACGCTAATTAACGAAGTGCATTTTTGAAGCGTAGCAAAACCCCTTCTCCCTCTGGCATCATAGGGCAATGTGA encodes:
- the LOC110873298 gene encoding putative pentatricopeptide repeat-containing protein At1g68930; translated protein: MSSSISNYYCSLLKLYCETHNQLQAKKLHCFLIKTIVNTETFLLNNLISGYYKLGNISYARKVFDKIPQPNLFSWNNVLSLYSKSGNLVEMENMFYRMPRRDNVSWNLVISGYMSFGYCDKAVKAYKLMLKDGKAVSLNRITFSTMLILCSNNGLVGLGKQIHGQIVTYGFESYVFVGSPLVEMYAKAGFIDDARQVFDELPERNVVMYNTMIMGLLRCGMIEASEQLFHSMREKDSITWTTMVTGFAQNGLDKKAFDVFKEMRTQGVGIDQFTLGSILTACGGRTALNEGSQIHAYIIRNDMLDNVYVGSSLVDMYLKCKHVTYAEKVFSRMRYKNIITWTALIVGYGQNGHSEEAVRVYCEMQRNGIDPDEYTLGSIISSCANLASLEEGAQFHGQALVTGLISFITVSNALVTLYGKCGTVEKSNQLFNEMKIKDEVSWTALISGYSQFGEANKTINLFDRMLTSQLRPDGVTFIGVLSACSRAGLVDKGREYFKSMVNEHGIVPVSDHYSCMIDLFSRAGLLEEAKRFINDMPFSPDAFGWSTLLSACRSRGDLETGQWAAKSLQELEPQNPASYVLLSSMYAAKGKWDEVAQLRKEMKRKDIRKEPGFSWIKYKNKVHVFSADDRSSAYSEQIYAELEQLNVKMIREGYVPDMRFALHNVDESERITMLNHHSEKLAIAFGLIFVPKSMPIRVVKNLRVCGDCHTATKFISKITNREILVRDAVRFHLFKDGTCSCGDFW